One Archangium violaceum genomic window, CGGCGGCGGTGTTGTGCCGCAACCTGGAGGCCACGCTCGTCTTCATCGACTTCGACCGGGTGGAGTCGAAGAACCTGCTGGCGCAGGCCTTCGTGAAGCCGTCGGTGGGGAAGAACAAGGCGGAGGCGCTGAAGCTCCAGCTGCTCAACCTCCACGGGGTGAAGGCCGAGGCCTTCGGCGTGCGGGTGACGCGCGACAACGTGGCGGCGCTGTGCGGGAGCGCGGACCTGCTGGTGGACTGCTTCGACAACCAGGCGAGCCGATTGCTGCTGAGCGGATTCGCGCGGGAGGCGAACAAGCCGCTGGTGCACGCAGCGCTGGCGGCGGACGGCACCTTCGGACTGGTGCGCTGGGACGAGCGCTTCGTCCCGGACGCCGAGGACACCGAGGGACAGGCCACGTGCGAGGGAGGCGCCCACCTGCCCCTCATCGGCCAGCTCGGCGCAACGCTCGCGCGGGTGGTGCAGGACTTCGCGAAGCACGGCACCCGCCGCGACGCGATGGTGAGCCTCGTGGCGGTGACACCGACCTCCGCATGAGGAGTCCTGGGGTACGCTGGACGCCGAGATCAGCGCCCCCCTCTCATGCGCAGGCTCCTCAACTTCAACCCGAGTGGGAATCAGTCGCAGCCGCACCCTGGGTCGGACCGAGGTCCGCCCATTGGATCCTGCCGTCGGGAACGCCCCAGCGCTCGTTGGTATAGCTCTCGAGGTCGATCAGCGCGTCGGCGTCCCCCCTGTTCTGGGTGCAGCAACCATCGCAGTCCGAGTCGGCGCACGTGTCGAGCACGGTGACCACGATGGTCTTCGAGCCGGACCTCAAGCAAAGGTCATGGAGCCTGAGCGCGTTCATGTTGGGGAACACCGCGGCGATGTTGTGCGCCGCCACCCACGCCTCCGACTTCTTCCCTTCGCACGCCGCAAACTGCCCTGCCCACGTGCAGCCGTTGTACCTGGTGCACTCGTCGCTGTCCGGAT contains:
- a CDS encoding HesA/MoeB/ThiF family protein; the protein is MRIVFCGVGAIGSTAAVLCRNLEATLVFIDFDRVESKNLLAQAFVKPSVGKNKAEALKLQLLNLHGVKAEAFGVRVTRDNVAALCGSADLLVDCFDNQASRLLLSGFAREANKPLVHAALAADGTFGLVRWDERFVPDAEDTEGQATCEGGAHLPLIGQLGATLARVVQDFAKHGTRRDAMVSLVAVTPTSA